AGGTCAATGACAACTCTagttcaccttatggtctctacggttcATGCTCGTTCTACCTCCTGGcaggttgatcttcttggtcttatctagtaTGTTTAcggatgttttttctttttgaactttacatggttctttgttttgttgttgtccTTAATTTGTGGGGTTTTGGGTTATTTTCTCTGATTTTCTCTATGGTGGTTTGCGAGTTTGCATTTTTATGTTAGTTTTGTTCTGGTCTTATCTTGTTAGCTTTGTTGCATTGTCTTGgcttgtgctttgttgctttgataCCTTGATCCCGGACTGTGAGATCCcctttgttgttgtataataatatcacctattctaaaaaaaaaaaaaacttgcaaatgaaattattttagttcctaCCATTATTTGCCTTAAAACAGCAAATTTATTGGCATTGTTTGATGGTATGAGAAACATATTATTCTTTTGCTcctaatttgaagaaatttaatgcatattttttaaCCAGAAACAACATCGTATTGATAGATATAAAGTACAATATTTATGGATACAAACCCCAATCAGAAGTGAAATAACATAACATACAGCCAAACACACACAAAGCCGAATAAAACCacaaaaggagaaaaacaaGCTCTCCAAAACAAGAACCCAATCAAATAAAGACccaagaaagaaggaaaaaccATATGCAAAAGCACCAAACGACCCAAATACCAAGATCCTTCAGAGAAAACCCACCAAACTGAAGAACCAACACCAACGATCAAAGCACAAagatacaatattaaataagCATAATTAGTAAGAGGACGTTTTGAGCAAAGAGTGGAGCAAAGTCTGAATAGTTATGAAATATGAAGAGTTGTTTGGTCATGCAGTCCACAGTGTAGTGAATTAGtaagaaatgaaacaaatgGTTTTAGTCGTCCAACCCATAAACTTCTTGCCCAAACACAACTCTACTCCTCCGAACTCCAACTTTTTGGGGAAAACTTACCCTTGCTTACCATAAGACATTCACATAGAGAAACGGAGAGTCCTCCAATCTTTGGACACTCCCATCCACTCCACAAACTTGGATTATGAATTTGAAACCTGAGATGCCGGAAGGAATTGCAAGGTTAGAGGCATAAAATGCTTTTACATGTGCCACACCGAGATATTTTGGAACATTATGTAATTTTGCAAGGGGATTGTTGCCTTCCTCGACTACTTCCATGACATACACATTGTAGCGTTCAAATACCTTATCACTACTGCTATCTTTCAACTCCCAAACGATGTGAATGTCAAGGGTCCTTGTTCCATCTGCACTTGTAGTCCTTCTAACATATGGAGATTTGACTAGCCATGAACTAGGTGGTGGAAGATCTGGTTCCTCAACAGATCGAACAATGACATTACCGAGCACTGCAAAGTAGTCAGACGATGAACTGCAATTTAGTGAATTATTTTTCCCAACCACTCCACATTTGTGTTTCAATGCACTAGTTTTAGAGCTTGATCTATAGCAGACAACATTTATATTTGTCAATTTGTATCCACTCATTTGAATTCTGCCCATATAAACGAACCAATCAGGAGAAAGTCCAGGCACTTCAACTGGTGTTGTCTCAATCACTTCAGAGAAATCAGTCGAGAATTGCTTTTCATTGCTAGAGGCAAGtaaaacctttctcttatcTGTGCTGGAAAAGAACTCCAACAAAAGGCCTAGTTGAGAATCCCCATTTGACGTTAACTGCAAAAAATTAAGTCGTGGACCAAGGTTGAACTAAATGTATAAAGAATCATGTAATTTCTAGATCTTAAATGCATACAATTCACTTACAGAATAGATGACTACTAAAGGAACATCCCCTAAAGCAAGCTCTCCTTGAAATAGTCTTATTATATTGTAGCAATTTTGCTCAAGAGTCCCTTTGAGTGCAATGCTTCCTCCACCATTGTAGACTACCTCAAAACTAGCAAAGATCCAAGAATTCAGACTAAGGAAACTTTGAgttcatatttataattaaacaaatgaaATGATTACAAACAAATGAAGGGGTTGAAGAAAGAATCCTAGGGCCAAATAAATGGCTACTATTTACTATCAATGCTCCACATTGAAAAGATGATAGATATGAGCATTTCTACTTACTTAGAATAAGCTTGGATAGAGCGTGAAGTTGAATCATCAGTTACGTCAAGTATGGGCTGCAAGAAGTTGCAAATGCTCAGAAATGGGAATTCCAAAATGGTAACTAACAGGTCTCCTTTAATGCCTTCAGGGGCAGACACTTTGATACAAGCCagtaataaaattatttaatgtaTGTAGAGTAGGATTAAAGAAAAGCAAACCCTTCAATATCCTCATTCATAGAGATATACTGTTTACCTGGAAGCTTTGACTGGATAAATTGTTCCAAGAAGCATCTGAGATTTTTACTCCAGCTATGGAAACATGATAACCATGACCCTGGAAACGTGGTAAGAGATAAACTTTGACTGGATGATAATATTTATCACCTAGCTATTAATAATCGACCAATTTTCATGCAAGAGACTATTTGTAGCTGTCAGATTAATGACATTTTGACAAGATGCCAATGAAATTGATCCAAGTATGTGATAACAATACACTCAACAACTTCTTGTCATTCAAAACAGTACGAAATCTACTTGATATCAAATTCGAAAGTAGGTGGATTACTTGGATGTCGCAACTATATGATAAATTCCCGATGCtcaaatgagatttaaataaacaaaacatacaTAGGCTATGTTTTGGAGATACGAAAGAAATTATCCATGAAGAATCTGAAATCTATTTATTAGGATTTGTTCCTTTCAATTAAAGTTTGAGAATGAAAGCATGATGGACTTATACCCATTACCAAATCATCTAACCTTTAGGCCATGCAATTCCACTTCCACTCACTCTATACTAGACAAATTGACAAACTAGGGTgctctcaaaaaaaaaaaaaaagttctaacCTGATCAAAATTTGAGTAGAATGGTAGTTGTTTTGGGTAACTTCGCACTATTTCCCATGATTGCTTCACAAGACCCCACCATCTGTTAAGTccaaaaagtagataatattAAACCTCATCATATATTTAGGAAGATGACCAATGGCAACTCTCCTAACAGCACATCATGCAaaagaatttctttttttttttttttttttttgaaaaggataTGGAActtttcataagaaaatgaaaagagactaatccTCAAAATACAAGAACAAGACAATAGGACAAGAGTTCAAACAGAAAGAGAAGGTCAGAAACATAAAGAGAAGGTCAGAAacataacaaaacaaaacaaaaggcCCTGATAAGAACAAAAGGATAACAATTCCAAAATgaggaaaaaataaaagtgaCCCAGCATCGAGAAATGTCTCAATTGAAGAATTGCCAAAGAATTTTGATGATATAATTAGCGAATATCAACATTCAGAATAATTGCAAGGTTGCAAAACTTCGTCTTGCAGACAATAAATTCCAAGCCTCCAAAAATGATGGAACATTATAAGTACCAACTAAATATACAAAAACAGACTAAATATCAAaaagttaagtaaaatataatgACACATTAACCAGGAAAGCATATTTTTCAAGATAAAACACATCCTTCAAAGTAACCTCAAAGTTGAGAATGTCTTAACATTCTATGATATTCAGAATGttcttttagtacaacaatATGTAGGGTGCGAGGATTCAAACATTGAATGATATCCCTTAAACAATTGAAAGATGCTCAAGTTGGTTATAATATCCAGAAGTTGTTCTTATAAAACATGAGGAAATCAATTATTGTAGGAAATTTCAAAAGGGTGGATAACAGTACAATACTACGACATCGACATGATcccctaaaaaattaatttcatatcattaACTTACTTGTTTTGAGCAGTCTGAAAATCAGTTTCCTGTTCGTGCTCATGCACCCATCCAGGAGCAAATATTGCAGCCGACACATCATCCCTTTTCAGAACATCCAGTGCAACATTTGTCTGATGTGCAAGcatatttttgttgaaaaattaattCTACCAATTCCCAGTTTGGGATAATCGAACTCAATATAAAACAATACAAAAACTAGTAACACGACATCGACATTCGTTTATAGTTTTATACCTGAAAGATGAAAAGGTATGTGTAAAGGCTACATGGGCAAACATATAATTGGTCTTACCTCGATAACAGAATTAATTAACCAGTTACGATATCGTATATTCAACTATAAAAGTGTCCAACTTATGCTGACAATGATGCTTGTAGACTAGTGATAACACATGTCAATACTCAATACACCTGATAGGGTCAGTATGCTTACATTCCATCCTCCACCACCAAAGGTACCTCTCCCAAAAACATCAATGCCCATGTACACTTCATGCTTTCTCTCTCCAGCAACAGCAACAGATTTTTTAGGGGCATCCTCCTAAGATGACAGATGAAAATTTTTGTCTGATCATTGATGTTATCTTTTCAAAAGGATATAAAATGAGATGATAACTAATATTTCTTATAAGTTATGAAAGAAATTTATTTCTTACTCTCCACCAGTAGTTTACAAATATTCCATCCGAGATATCAAAGAAaactttatttttctcattcaATTCATTTTGCCAGTGAAGGTGACCATCCACGGTTACACTGTCATACCTGTCCATAAGtaaacagtttttttttttttttttttgggataagaGTCTATAAGCGAAGGTGAACGGTTAATAGATTCCATAAGCTCAAAACGCAAATTATTAAGAATGTAACATATCTTAGGACTTACCATATAACTAAAGACCCAGGTAGCTTAGAATGCATAGATTGAGTTAAATGGCTCACAAATTCTATCATATGAGTAACTTGCTGATGATTCATGGAGATTTCCATATTCATCTGCAAGAACAAACTTTGATTGAGAAGAAACAACTATAAAAAATCAAGGCTCGCTTCATATTGTTCACactatttaatttattcatttatcaATAGAATTACTTTTGTTTCCTATGATTAAGGTTCAATTATTTAGATTTCCTTGTAAAATCTTATAGATGGAcaactaaaaaatattacatcTCCTATACCAGACATTGATTAGCATATTTATATAGCTTTCAAGCTCATCCAGAATTCAAATCTTGATTGTGCACAAATACACGCAAGCTTGTAAAATTCAAAAAAGAAGAACACAAGAATAAATATGTTGTAAAGAAGTATTTACACCTAATAAGCTATAGGATTTAATATGAACATTTCGATGCAGTTACAAAAAATGCAGTATGGGTAGGAAGACTTTATAAGCAATACCAGCCATCCATCAAATCCCAATGCAATAGCAAGCTCGGCTAAGCACTCTGCATACATTTTAGCAGAATCCTTTGATGAAAGCAAGGTGTCCCGAACATGTTCACCCCCTCCTTCCACAATAAATGTTCCAAGTACCTATAGATTCGATACCATTATTAATTTGTAGATACTAAAAAAAGCACTTTTtaactaataattaataataaacaaacaaagaagtaTTCGATGGAGCAGTAAAAGCAATGGATAAATGAGTAGGTACCTTAACACCGTGCCTGTGAGCTGTATTTGTCCAACATGGAGGTGGAAGCGTGACCAAATCATGGGAAAAGTAAACAAAAATATCGATCAAATGCCAATGCCATATAGCATAAGCATCTGGGTTAGTTCCACCCTGAACCCATTTATCGTCAACATATCCACCTTTCATATCATGGCAAACAAGAATCCTACGCCTGTCGGGCAATGGCGCGGGTTGAAGAGGAACGGTGGATATATTAAATGGGTAGTGAAATGAATTGAAGTAGGCCCTGGACTCCAGGTCCCTGAGTGTTTTGATAGGGTAAGCAATGGGAATAGAGGGCTCAGTTGGGCTTAATGGACGCGGAGGAGGTTCTGacgttgttgttgttgttgttgttgttgggacAGAGCTCTGCTGGGCCattgtgaaggaaaaaaaaaacttaattaagtaTTCTGCAACTATGAAAGCGAATGGTTTTATATAACAAGGTTTCGAAAGCGGGTTTATATAGGGGCAGAAAAGCATCATAAGTGACAAGTAATGATGTAAACAGAGACGAAGATTTGACTCTGAGTTCGAATAAACAAATAACAGAACACTACACAGCAGCATAGAATTTCAATAGATAATAAACGAACACTAGAAATTTCCATATAAAATAAAGCAGATTCGATTGAGTATCTAACCTTTGTTATTTGGCCAAATCGAGAAGGTTTCCTGATTCAAAGGATAGAAAAGGCAAAGGCAGAGACAGATTAGGCAAATGAAGAGTCATTGATTCCTTTTTCCTTACACTTATTCCATTGTGtaaaagaaagaggaagatCCTGGGGTTTTGATGGTGACTTCTATGCTCAGTTGCCGCCATTGTTGATGCTGGAGGACCCTTCTATCTTCGATCGAACTCGAATGGGAAGAAGAAAGTGACGGAGAAACAGGGGttttgcaaagaagaagaaaaatggttgGTTGGGGGAAGGAACTGCCCTCAGTTAGacagatttttcttttttttttttaatcttctttttctttttctattttttctttctaaataaAATCAGCCGTTGTTAATTTTGAGTCACTCTAACGGGCAATTGTTAGAAATAGAAccaaaaaaaattcttctttttttctcccAATTGTTTTAATGATTTGAATTATCAACATTTTGGACTTTATTAAATTGAGTAAacatagagagaaaaaaaaaaaaaaaaagttaaagcaGAATAAGCATGtgctattaatttaattgaccAAAAATGTGTTGTTTGTGAATGATGAAAACTTTTTTATGCTATTTGTGATAATTATCTTTTtgtattgaatttttaaattaacaTGTTTTAATAACTTAGATTTTATATCCTtgcaattcaaatatttttattaaaaaatttattcttttttacatAGATTGTCAAAATTACCTCATAATTTCAGGATTTTGTTACGAGATATTTTAGTTTGttctaattatttaaaatcatctAATCTTTTGGTCATTTATCCATAAAAGATTAGTTagtcatttttcaaaatgacttttagATTTAGCAATTCATCAAGTTATCCCAAAAGAAACTATGTCTAAAGGATCAAAAGACCACCTCGACGAGGGCTAGGGTAGTCAAAGACTTTGTGAGAGCACGAATAAAAACTCGGGAGTCAAAGTATAAAATATTGACATCTAAAGACCAAATAAATACCGACATAAAAACTCAAAGGGtaaaaatttaacatttttattttgaaacatAACTAGAGACCAACAAAGAtttaactcaaaacttaagggtaaaaagtaatattttgaaatctaagaaTCCAATAAAATTTAGACTTAAAACTTAAGGACAACAAATGTATTTTTGCAATAtcatattgtttttattttatattttagaattatactaattataaataacaaaatcaGACCCATTACATGTGTGTTTGGCCCCTTAGTCTTCAAAAGGTACCTTTTTAattcacaatttttttataaaaaaaaatatcatttttcaatcataatattcatatttctttaaaatgtatatatacTTCAATACCTACtcaaattcttaaaaataataatcaagattttgaaaaatatgtttttgattttttaaactcgACTTagttaataaaaacaaattacaaaataatttttttaaaaaaagatagaaaCTTATGAATGGAAGTTGTGTATATAAACTTaacttaaaaaacaaatagttatcaaatgagacGTTAGTTGATGCATTTAAGTTGTGtgttaaccttaaaaaaaaaaaaaaaaaaaaaaaacaaaaagtgatCAAAGCAAAATTGAGTAGGGAAGAAAAGCATCCCACATCAAATGttaattttttctctctttaattATTCCAAAATTTGGTTCGAATTCataagatataaaaaaaatattagctGGACAACAATTAATATGCacctttttctttaatttagaGATTAAAGTCTTCATACTTTAGAggttaaaaaacattttttttaactatcaATTGCTTGCTTTAATTTTTACAAAGTATAAGCATGTGTCCTTTACATTGATTATTAATAATAcaaactatttaaattttaaaagggCTATTTTTCTCTAGTGAATACCTTAATcactaaaataatattaaatcacCAGAAACCAAAAAATATAACGACTAATGGATTACGACCAATTTTAATACGTTAACAAAATAAACACGATAGGGACCcacaaaaaaagaagagaaataaacaaaataaacacaatttaatcaaataaacaaatgttagatattttctatttgtttaacataggaaaaaaaattatttttttacataagTTTTGGATATAATTTCTATCTAGTCTCACGATtttaaaatgtaacattttaagTTTTACCtctagattttgaatttaatttatacGTTGGACACAAGGTTTTAAACTATTACATTTTTACTCGTGAATTTTGAgttctatttttatttagtctctaaatttagAAATTGACACTTTTAAGTTTGATTTTGTAGTTAATTATTATAGAATTACCTTGTTAGTCCTCGAGTTATTGAAAATATGTGCATTTGGTTTCCAAGTTTATAAAATACATCATTTTAGcctatgaatttttaaaaataggttaaactaattctctctaatttttttttaattcaaaatgtcatataattatttaaaataataaaaattacttcaaaactttttaaacatattttctaaaatctgagattaaaaagataaattttgaaaactcatgcacatattttaaaaaattcaagaacatGTTTTGAATACTTATAAAACACACTTATTCGTCAAAATTCAGGAACATTTTCACTTAATATTATTAGTTattcctttcttcttttcacGTCCTTGGTCTCcctttattttatcaattttttttcttaatttcttaatttccttcttcctcttatttatttcttctttcttttcctttcattCTTTTCTTCTCCCTTCTTCCCTTCttcactcttttcttttttcttctttttcttttttcttcttttactttttttttctttttttttttgacaaaattttctttcttctttcttcctttccaCCTTCCACCTTTCTTCTCTCGCATAGCcacattttttctctctcttgaaATTagattgtttgattttttttatttttatttgataaattaagcctataaacattattttcacctctaaatttcttcttttttttaatctaatttttataatggtttaaaaaaccaagccaagattcgaaagttaaaaaaattattttcacctctaaatttcttcttttttttaatctaatttttataatggtttaaaaaaccaagccaagaTTCGAAagttaaaaaaagtagcttttaaaaacttgtttttggaatttggaatttggcaAAAAATCAACCATTGTActaaagaaagatgcaaatcattaggGTGGCCATTCAAACCACAAAAATCAAACCATTTCTAAAAATCGACcgaaaactaaataaaatcgAAAAATGCGATTAGTTccgatttgaagaaatttttaaCCGAATTGATTGGATtcggtttggtttcaattttgaaaacagaatttgaaaccgaacctaaccgtttttaactaatatatatatttatttgtatatttatatatttaaaaacaaagactaaaatcgaatttaaaaccaaaccatttttaatttaaagaacaaaaccaaattaaaaatcaaactgAATCGAAgcgttttttaattttaaaaaatataacataaatcttttaaaactatcaaaatcgaatttaaaactGAACCGAATCGCACAATGTTCAATCTATCCCCTTCGTTCTAGAGTTCAAGACTGATTTTCTATGGTCTGTTTTCCTTTAAACTTCAACTCTCTTTAAGCTCTCTTCTAGGAAATTTTTGCTTGGTCTAGTAACAAGTCTCGATAAGCTGTCGCAATCAAGTAATTCGTTAAAAGAGATATCTGATCAATCTGTCTTTCAATACTAACTCTTTTCCTCTTTCTGTTGTTTCTAATCTATATTGccttgaagaaagaaaagagatatTTGACTTCTCATCCTATTAATAACTTTGTGTCCTATCAAGCTTCCTAACTTGAAAGCTTTCGTTTCAGTGATAAGATACCCTCCAGAAAGAAGTCCTCAATCATCCTTAGTGGAAGAAAGCTATGATAGAAGAAATTGAGGCTCTAAAGAAGAATGGC
The genomic region above belongs to Benincasa hispida cultivar B227 unplaced genomic scaffold, ASM972705v1 Contig740, whole genome shotgun sequence and contains:
- the LOC120070008 gene encoding LOW QUALITY PROTEIN: cytosolic endo-beta-N-acetylglucosaminidase 1-like (The sequence of the model RefSeq protein was modified relative to this genomic sequence to represent the inferred CDS: deleted 2 bases in 2 codons), whose protein sequence is MEISSVRLLSIEILCCCVVFVICLFELRVKSSSLFTSLLVTYDAFLPLYKPAFETLLYKTIRFHSCRILNKFFFSFTMAQQSSVPTTTTTTTTSEPPPRPLSPTEPSIPIAYPIKTLRDLESRAYFNSFHYPFNISTVPLQPAPLPDRRRILVCHDMKGGYVDDKWVQGGTNPDAYAIWHWHLIDIFVYFSHDLVTLPPPCWTNTAHRHGVKVLGTFIVEGGGEHVRDTLLSSKDSAKMYAECLAELAIALGFDGWLMNMEISMNHQQVTHMIEFVSHLTQSMHSKLPGSLVIWYDSVTVDGHLHWQNELNEKNKVFFDISDGIFVNYWWREDAPKKSVAVAGERKHEVYMGIDVFGRGTFGGGGWNTNVALDVLKRDDVSAAIFAPGWVHEHEQETDFQTAQNKWWGLVKQSWEIVRSYPKQLPFYSNFDQGHGYHVSIAGVKISDASWNNLSSQSFQPILDVTDDSTSRSIQAYSNFEVVYNGGGSIALKGTLEQNCYNIIRLFQGELALGDVPLVVIYSLTSNGDSQLGLLLEFFSSTDKRKVLLASSNEKQFSTDFSEVIETTPVEVPGLSPDWFVYMGRIQMSGYKLTNINVVCYRSSSKTSALKHKCGVVGKNNSLNCSSSSDYFAVLGNVIVRSVEEPDLPPPSSWLVKSPYVRRTTSADGTRTLDIHIVWELKDSSSDKVFERYNVYVMEVVEEGNNPLAKLHNVPKYLGVAHVKAFYASNLAIPSGISGFKFIIQVCGVDGSVQRLEDSPFLYVNVLW